The Ahaetulla prasina isolate Xishuangbanna chromosome 14, ASM2864084v1, whole genome shotgun sequence genome segment TAGTGTGAATTAAGATGAGGAACGAACGATATATGGTAAGCAATAAAAAATCTAGTACATAATATATGAAGATAGGGAGGATATATtcatagttaaataaatgataaattgaCCAAAATAATTGGATATATATTAaactggtaaaatgtaaaattagataaattataTAAGTATGGTGAAATTGCGCAAAAGATTTGTAAGTAACCAACCAACACGCTGTTTCTActtttattgaagatgtttttatgtatgtttgtttagaaaataaaactttacatacatacatacatacatacatacatacatacatacatatatatatatatttgttttgcacGATGCCTACCTTAAAACAAGGGAAGCAATTGTTAAGGGAgccaatttctccttttttttaaagactgtgcaaataaagaagaaaagcaaggCTAAACCAAAGACCACAGATCAGGCGGGCACAAAAGACGACACGAGTGGGGCTCCAGAAGCTGACGTGCCTAAAACAGACGGACTGGAACCCTCTGCCCTAAaatcaaaagaagaacaggaggaagaggaagaaattcCACAACTGGTTCCTATTGAAACTCAGCCCTCTGAGGAAAAGGATCAGGTACTTATTTCCCCTTAAGTTGgaatgtgccccccccccaaaaaaacaccctAATTTCCTCCAAAGATAAAAGGCGTAAAATTTTCTCAATTTAGGGCAATGCCTCTCGGCCTGAgcaactgtggacttcaactcccagaattccccagccagctttttctCTGAGTGTGTCTTTTCTGTCTCGATTTTTCCTTTTCGGCAAATAGGTGGCCAAGCTGAAGTTGGATGCAAAAACACGGCCGGAGACGGGCACTCCGAACCTCCGTAGCAAAAGGAAGGCCGAGATTCCCGTTTCGCAGCCAGAAAGACCCACAGAGGCTTCGGCCTTAGAGAAATCAAACCGACAGAGGCCTGGTCGAAAATCCAAGATGGCCAAGCAAGAGCTTTTGGAAAAGGCGCAGAGCAAGGATGCCAAGCAGCCCTTGGCAAAACCAACGGTGGCTCCAAAAAGGCTAAAGGCTCCTAAACCCAAACGGGACCTGAGAAAAATGAAAGTGCCGCTGTCCCTTTGAGCAGAGGGAGAATATTGGCTTATTTTCATATCAAGATCAAAGGGAGGTTGGCGGAGAAGACATTTTTATTCAATGCTGGTTCACTTGTAAAAACATcctgtattttgtttttcattgcgGGAATAAAACAATGTCCTATTTTATCCAGTTCTCCAAAGCTGAATTTTCCAAGAAGTTGTCTTTTCCGTTTGGATTTAGATAATGAATGTGACTTTGTGTGTATAATAGTCACCTAACTTTGTGTATAAAAACATTTTAGAATTCATTTCcatagagattctccgtcatccaggtcacggttgccccaaaggtgcctttttttttcaagagggcaactggacttccttggtttttcttttcgaagacgtttcgcttctcatccaagaagcttcttcagctctgactggatggtggggaatggaaggatttatattccttgcagacagagctgaagaagcttcttggatgagaagcgaaacatcttcaaagatctTCAAAACATCTTCAGCCCAGGTGGTGCTTCAGGCATGTCCCATCATCTTGAGGATCCAACTGGAGGAAAAGTGGATGTGTGTCCCTGCCTCAGCTCAGGATCCCCAGGTGTACCCCATCATCTCACCATCTAGGGTAGAAGAGGGGAGTCCTCCCTGCAGGTCTGTCTTAGCCTGGAGGCTAAGTCCCTATCCTGGCTTAGTCCCTATCCTAGTTAGTGACCAACTAGGATAGAAGAAGGAAGTCCTCCCTACAGATCTGGCTTAGCACACAGGCTAAGTCCCTATCCTAATTAGTGACCAACTAGaatagaagaggggaggggaggcttaCTTAGAGCTTACTTAGTACCTATCCTGGCTTAGTCCCTATCCTAATTAGTGACCAACTAGaatagaagaggggaggggaagcccCCCTACAGGTCTGTCTTAGCCTGTGGGCTAAGTCCCTATCCTGGCAAAATCCCTATCCTAGTTAGTGAACAAGTAGGATGGAAGAGGGGAGCGCTCCCCCCCCAGGTCTGCAAGCTTAAGTCCTTATCCTGGCTTAGTCCCTatcctgttgttgttagttgcgaagttgtatccgacccattgcgaccccatggataacattcctccaggccttcctgtcctctaccatcctcgagtccatttaaactcatgcctactccttcagtgactccatccagccacctcgttctctgccatccctttcttcttttgccctccatctttcccagcatttggctcttctccagtgagtccttcctcctcattaggtggccaaagtatttcagtttcctcttcaggatctggccttctaaagagcagtcagggttgatctcctctaggactgaccagttggatcatcttgcagtccaagggactcgcaggagttcttctccagcaccagagttcaaaggcctccattctttggcgctcagcctttcttatggtccaaccttcacagccatacattgcaactgcgaaaaccagagccttgactatacgcacttttgttggcagggtgatgtctctgctttttagtacactgtctagatttgccatagctttcctccccaggagcaagcatcttttaatttcttggctgcagtccccatctgcggtgatcttggagcccaggaaaataaaatctgtcactacctccatttcttcaccatctatctgccaggaattgagagggccggatgccagttttcttaatgttgagtttcaagccaacttttgcactctccttcacccgcatcaagagactctttagttcctcttcactttctgccattagagtggagtCCCTATCCTAGTTACCAACTAGAAGAGGGGAGCTCCCCCCTACAGGTCTGTCTTAGGCTGTGGGCTAAGTCCCTATCCTGGCTTAGTCACTATGCTAGTTACCAACTAGGATAGAAGAGGGGAATCCTCCCTACAGATCTGGCTTAGCATGCAGGCTAAGTCCCTACCCTAATTAATGACCAACTAGGATGGAAGAGGGGAGAAGCCCCCCCTTTACAGGTCTGTCTCAGCTTGCAGGCTAAGTCCCTCTCCTGGCTTAGTCCCTATCCTAGTTAGTGACCAACTAAAATAGAAGAGGGGAGGAGCCCCCTCCCCCTACAGGTCTGTCTCAGCTTGCAGGCTAAGTCTCTATCCTAGTTAGTGGCCAACTAGGATGGAAGAGGGGAGGTCCTCCTACAGGTCTGGCTTAGCATGCAGGCTAAATCCCTATCCTGGCTTAGTCCCTATCTTAGTTAGTGACCAACTAGGATGGAAGAGGGGAGCCCCCCCCTGCAGGTCTGGCTTAGCCCGCAAGCTTAAGTCCCTATCTTGGCTTAGTCACTATCCAAGTTACCAACTAGGATAGAAGAGGGGAATCCTCCCTACAGATCTGGCTTAGCATGCAGGCTAAGTCCCTACCCTAATTAATGACCAACTAGGATggaagaggggaggagccccCCCCCCTTACAGGTTTGTTTTAGCTTGCAGGCTAAGTCCCTATCCTGACTTAATCCCTATCCTAGTTAGTGACCAACTAGACTAGAAGAGGGGAGGTTCCCCCTACAGGTCTGGCTTAGTCCCTATCCTAGTTAGTGACCAACTAGGATggaagaggggaggagccccCTCCCCCTACAGCTCTGTCTTAGCTTGCAGGCTAAGTCCCTATCCTAGTTAGTGGCCAACTAGGATGGAAGAGGGGAAGTCCCCCTACAGATCTGGCTTAGCATACAGGCTAAGTCCCTATCCTAATTAATGACCAACTAGGATGAAAGAGAGCTAAGTCCCTATCCTGACTTAATCCCTATCCTAGTTAGTGACCAATTAGAATAGAAGAGGGGAGGAGCCCCCTCTCCCTACAGGTCTGCCTTAGCTTGCAGGCTAAGTCCCTATCCTAGTTAGCGACCAACTAGGATggaagaggggaggagccccCCACTTACAGGTCTGTCTCAGCTTGCAGGCTAAGTCCCTATCCTAGTTAGCGACCAACTAGGATggaagaggggaggagccccCCCCCACTTACAGGTCTGTCTCAGCTTGCAGGCTAAGTCCCTATCCTAGTTAGTGACCAGCTAGGATGGAAGAGGGGAGCGCTCCCCCCCCAGGTCTGCAAGCTTAAGTCCTTATCCTGGCTTAGTCCCTatcctgttgttgttagttgcgaagttgtatccgacccattgcgaccccatggataacattcctccaggccttcctgtcctctaccatcctcgagtccatttaaactcatgcctactccttcagtgactccatccagccacctcgttctctgtcgtccccttcttcttttgccctcactctttcccagcattaggctcttctccagggagtccttccttctcattaggtagccaaaggatttcagtttcctcttcaggatctggccttctaaagagcagtcagggttgatctcctttaggactgaccagttggatcaccttgcagtccaagggactcgcaggagtcttctccagcaccagagttcaaaggcctcaattctttggcgctcagtctttcttatggtccaaccttcacagccatccattgcaactgagaaaaccagagccttagactatacacacttttgttggcagggtgatgtctctgctttttagtacactgtctagatttgccatagctttcctccccaggagcaagcatcttttaatttcttggctgcagtccccatctgcggtgatcttggagcccaggaaaatcaaatctgtcactacctccatttcttcaccatctatctgccaggaattgagagggccggatgccagttttcttaatgttgagtttcaagccaacttttgcactctccttcacccgcatcaagagactctttagttcctcttcactttctgccattagagtggagtCCCTATCCTAGTTACCAACTAGAAGAGGGGAGCTCCCCCCTACAGGTCTGTCTTAGGCTGTGGGCTAAGTCCCTATCCTGGCTTAGTCACTATGCTAGTTACCAACTAGGATAGAAGAGGGGAATCCTCCCTACAGATCTGGCTTAGCATGCAGGCTAAGTCCCTACCCTAATTAATGACCAACTAGGATGGAAGAGGGGAGAAGCCCCCCCTTTACAGGTCTGTCTCAGCTTGCAGGCTAAGTCCCTCTCCTGGCTTAGTCCCTATCCTAGTTAGTGACCAACTAAAATAGAAGAGGGGAGGAGCCCCCTCCCCCTACAGGTCTGTCTCAGCTTGCAGGCTAAGTCTCTATCCTAGTTAGTGGCCAACTAGGATGGAAGAGGGGAGGTCCTCCTACAGGTCTGGCTTAGCATGCAGGCTAAATCCCTATCCTGGCTTAGTCCCTATCTTAGTTAGTGACCAACTAGGATGGAAGAGGGGAGCCCCCCCCTGCAGGTCTGGCTTAGCCCGCAAGCTTAAGTCCCTATCTTGGCTTAGTCACTATCCAAGTTACCAACTAGGATAGAAGAGGGGAATCCTCCCTACAGATCTGGCTTAGCATGCAGGCTAAGTCCCTACCCTAATTAATGACCAACTAGGATggaagaggggaggagccccCCCCCCTTACAGGTCTGTCTTAGCTTGCAGGCTAAGTCCCTATCCTGACTTAATCCCTATCCTAGTTAGTGACCAACTAGACTAGAAGAGGGGAGGTTCCCCCTACAGGTCTGGCTTAGTCCCTATCCTAGTTAGTGACCAACTAGGATggaagaggggaggagccccCTCCCCCTACAGCTCTGTCTTAGCTTGCAGGCTAAGTCCCTATCCTAGTTAGTGGCCAACTAGGATGGAAGAGGGGAAGTCCCCCTACAGATCTGGCTTAGCATACAGGCTAAGTCCCTATCCTAATTAATGACCAACTAGGATGAAAGAGAGCTAAGTCCCTATCCTGACTTAATCCCTATCCTAGTTAGTGACCAATTAGAATAGAAGAGGGGAGGAGCCCCCTCTCCCTACAGGTCTGCCTTAGCTTGCAGGCTAAGTCCCTATCCTAGTTAGCGACCAACTAGGATggaagaggggaggagccccCCACTTACAGGTCTGTCTCAGCTTGCAGGCTAAGTCCCTATCCTAGTTAGCGACCAACTAGGATggaagaggggaggagccccCCCCCACTTACAGGTCTGTCTCAGCTTGCAGGCTAAGTCCCTATCCTAGTTAGTGACCAGCTAGGATGGAAGAGGGGAGCCCACCCGCTTAGCCTGCCTCCGACCAGCTGGTGCTCCAAGCACGAGCGGGCGCCCCGTATACCTCCCTCTCCCTGGCCAGCTAGGTGAGCCTTGTGGGGGGGGGCTTTCCAGGGGCGCCTGGCGCAGGGGGTCCCCCCCGGTGACGTCATGGCCCCTCCGTCCacgtggctggggggggggtctcTCCCTGGCTGGCGATGGAGGCTGCCCCGCGGCGCAAGCGGAGCCGGTGCCGGTGCGCGCTGGGGCTGGCGCTCCTCTTCGACGCGCTGGGCTTGGCGGGGCTGCTGCTGGGCGGCTTGCTGGAGACGGAGGTCTCCGACCTGCTCATCTACCTGGGCGGCGTGGCCGTTTTCTTCAGCCTGCCCTGGTGGGTCTTCTGGCACGTGGGCAACCTGGAGGTGCCGGCCGAGGAGCTGCGGGACGACGTGGGGCTGGCGCTGCGGAGCGGCGGCGACGCCTGGAGCATGGAGAGCTGGCGAGCCCGGCGCTTGGCTCGCCTCGCCCGCGTCTTCAGCACCCACTTCTCGctcccctccgcctccgcctccgcctccgTCCCGTCCCAGGTCGGCCGCCCCCGCGCCCACTTCGCCGCTCCCACCGGCGGCATCGGCCGCCCCAGCGAGACGGAGAAGCTGCAGGAGCCGTCCCAGGAGAGCCAGGAGGGGGTTTCCCCCCTTGAGAGTTCAAGCCAgccctcttccctcttctcctccgccgccgccgccgccgccggcacAACAGCCCCGCAGGGTAGGTCACAATGACTGCCTGCTTGGGTTAGCTCaggggggtctgcaaccttggctcttttaagacttggggacttcaactcccagagatcctcagcctgctttgctttgctttgctggctgaggaactctgggagttgaaatccccaagtcttaaaagaaccaaggttgcagaccccgggGCTAGCTGGACACTACGGGGTCTGGCTTTTGGCCCCCTGGCGCTCAGCCCTGGCAGCCCATCCAATCGAAGAAGCTCTTACGTTGAAGGGCTTGTGTGGAAAAACTAGGTAAGATATAAGACTCCAGGCTGGaagccaggagacggtgagttctagttccactagagccagctgggtgactttgggccaatcaccaggagacagggagttctagttccactaaagccagctgggagactttgggccaatcaccaggagatagggagttctagttccactaaagccagctgggagactttgggccaatcacctggagacaatgagttctagttcctctaaagccagctgggtgactttgggccaatcacctggagacaatgagttctagttccactaaagccagctggctgaccttgggccaatcaccaggagatagggagttctagttcctctaAAGCCAGTTGggagactttggaccaatcaccaggagacagggagttctagttccactaaaGCCagttgggagactttgggccaatcaccgggagttctagttctagttccactaaagccagctgggtgactttggaccaatcaccaggcgatAGGGAGTTCTAGTTActctaaagccagctgggtgactttggaccaatcatcaggagacagggagttctagttcctctaaagccagctgggtgactttggaccaatcaccaggcgatagggagttctagttcctctaaagccagctgggtgactttggaccaatcaccaggagacagggagttctagttcctctaaagccagctgggtgactttggaccaatcaccaggcgatagggagttctagttcctctaaagccagctgggtgactttggaccaatcaccaggagacagggagttctagttccacaaaagccagctgggtgactttccctctctctcagccccacccacctcacagggttgctgttatgGAGCAAATAGcaggaggaagaaatattaagccatgtttgctgccttgagttattaatAAAAAACGATAAAGGTTTATGATCAATTTCATAAATGTCAAAGAGGGAGCATTTTGTAGCAGATCACTCCTGCATTCGATCTCGGGACCCTCGTCCAAGCCTCTCCAACTTCGTTCATTTCATTACTACGTTACTAAGGCAACCTTCCGAGAAGAGTAGTAGAAGTAACCGGTgaaatttcttctcttttcttccagaaTTGCCCGAAACCCCTGAAACCCAAGATCGTGGAACACAAACCAGTTTCTTCAAAATCATCGGACGCCACAAAAAGACCTAGACGCCATGACTCTCTCTGAAACAGTTTATAACACCCTGGAAAAACTGTTTATGCCTCCCAGAGACAATCAAACAGCATCACAAAAGGACTGTGCTCAGTTACTGAACTTGAAGTTAATTTATGGGCCTGGACAAGGTTGATGTCTCTTATATAACAGGTGGAACCAAGCATTAGGGCTTCCGAActtcaaataaaattttaaagtaaaCATTGTCACCAGAATTGCCAAGTTACTCATCCCTTGAAGCTAAAGTCAAAAACTTTATAATAAACTCCTTTCAGTGCCCAACAacacatttattaaaaaaaagtttcactgCCGGTTGAgtcaccctgagatattggatccaAATTGAAGGGGGTTTGAATTGGATCCACATTAAAGAAGGTTGAAAGTGGATTCCACCCCTTGGAATCCACTGACCTGAGATCCAGGCTTGCCCTTGTACTTTGAATGTTTAAAGGGAAACTTAAAATCAGCCGCTATAAACTGGCCcctgaggattttaaattttcttaaaagGTAAGGCGAATTGtctttccaatttatttattttatttatttattttgtcaaacccaacaatatatatagaatagaatagaatagaattttattggccaagtgtgattggacacacaaggaatttgtcttggtgcatacgatctcagtgtacataaaaagacaagatacgttcatcaaggtacaacatttacaacacaattgatggtcaatatatcaatataaatcataaggattgccagcaacaagttatagtcatacagtcataaatggaaagagattggtgatgggaactatgaaacgattaatagtagtgcagattcagtaaatagtctgacagtgttgagggaattatttgtttagcagagtgatggccttcgggggaaaaaactgtccttgtgtctagttgttctggtgtgcagtgctctatagcgtcgttttgagggtaggagttgaaacagtttatgtccaggatgcgagggatctgcaaatattttcaccacacaaattgaatacaaccaaagggaacattaggacaggaacggtaggcacacaatGATTCTCATTGTTTTCTTAATTTTGCAGGGGAAACTTTTGACTATTTCCCATACATGGCATTGATTTGTTAACATAtacccattttttcttttctttttcttttttttggggaaaatggtCTAAAAGtaaccagaaataaaaaaaataaaaaatgcaacagCATGGAAAACTTGAAGCTTTTGACTATTTGCACTCTATTGCACTAAAATgtcgagggccttctctgtgggagctctgccctctggaatgagctgcctccggggcttcaccaactccccgacctctggaccttccgccgtaagctgaagactttttttattccatcatgctgggctagcctgaataagtaattttaaatggggttttagttttttatactgttaatttttaatattttggccactatttatataaattttagtctgtttttaattttgtatttattgtactttttaactggctgtgaagcgccctgaatcctttgggagaagggcggtatataaatgcaattataaataaataaataaataaataaataaataaataaataaatagatagatagataggtaggtaggtaggtaggtaggtaggtaggtaggtaggtaggtaggtaggtaggtaggtaggtaggtaggtaggtaggtaggtaggtaggtaggtaggtaggtaggtaggtaggtaggtaggtagatagatagatagatagataaatagataaatagaaaaatccggttttggggttgttgttttttttggaaagCGGAAACATTAAGAATGGCAtataattctttttcattttattgacATTTCCAATATATAGAACGTCTACGGAGAGAATCACGTTCGCTTTATTCCCACGTGGAATAAAATCCCTGCGGGCAATCCCCGCCCACCTCTTTTCTGCGCAGGCGCATCGGGAGATATTCCAGCCAACGCGGCGTTCGATCGCGAGCCGGAAGAGGCGGGGCGCGTGTGGGCCCTTCTTTCTCCTTCGGGAGCCGGGCGGAAGCGGCCTTTCGCTTCCGGTGTCGGGcggaagcggcggcggcggcggcggctgcgtgCGCAGGAAGTTCTCTACTCTCCGGGAGCATGAGGGGGAAGAGGCGGCGGCGCTGGCGGAGGTTTGGCGAGGCGAGGACGGAGCGGGGCTGAGCCGGCGGAGGCTGCCGAGCCGGGGAGAGGAGGTGCGGGCCAcgtggagggtggggtgggggtcaaaGAACACGGGTGTGGGGGGGGCTTTCGGTGCCCCTCCTTCTGCGTCGTCTACTACTTCACAACAGCCTTGTGAGGTAGGTCAGACCGAGGAGTCGTGTCTTCTGAGTACCTGGCTCTGCGCGACGGGGTTTTGTTGGCCCCGAAGCCGGAAGGGTAGATTGTGCTGCCAGAACTCGAGGCCCTGGTtctactacaactcccatcatccttgGCACCCGGATTGTATTTGGGCTGCAGAAAGGTAGATTGTCCTGCCAGAACAGGAGCCTGGTTCAaccacaactcccatcatccccagcaccATGGTTGTATTTGGGCTGCAGGAGGGTAGATTGTCCTGCCAGAATAAGGCCCTGGTtctactacaactcccatcatccccagcactGCCATTGTATTTGGGCTGCAGGACCGGCAGGAGTGTAGATTGTCCTGGCACAAGTCAAGGCCCTGGTTCTACTACAACGCCCATCCTCCCCAGAATAAATAACACCGGCTGGTTATCCTAGCGGATTCATCAACATCAGACGTTTTTCACTTTCCTGGTCAGATGCCAATCTTAcattgcaattatttatttatttatttttaggattTTCTGACATGTTGGCTGAGGATGAATTCCTGAGATCGCCACCAAGGAAGACGGTCAGATTCGGCGGTACTTTGGCAGAGATCCTACTGAAATATAAACAGGTAATGCTGTAGGGCAGtgtttgcaaggaaaaaaatgcatcaaATGTATGGGATGTGTTCATAACATTTTTTCCGTTTTTAACACTGATAATTTATCCTCAAGGAACTGTTTCgtttttgtttttctccactGATGAGAGAATTATTACTATATCTGGGAAAAAGGATTTGTGGAGttctttatcatcatcatcatcatcttcttttaacaatccataatcccttgcggggtggagtctgggcaactgaataaaactgggtgtttactggccggatgcccttccctgtcgccaatgcagagttttgttcagcagatatattctcatggtgcccagagagagaaatatctgcctctacctaggattgaactcacaacctcctgattgtgatgtgagagctccacctctaggccaccgcactacTCCCTGTGGAGTTCTTTATGCAGAGTTCACAATTGCAAATTTTCTCTTTCAGGGCAAGACCACTGAGTTTGATCTGCTGAAGCATCAGCTGTTGGATCCAGACATAAAAGTAAGATTTCTATAATATTCAAATACTCTGGAAGGCCTCCTTAGATTtaagaaagaatgaaataaataatttgaatctTCCTTTTTAGTATTCTTTATGGATTACAGTTTATAATTGCTGAGGAGCCAGAATGTTACCCAAACACAACCTGGAAGATGAATCCAGTCAGAtttataaattcatttttaaacaaaatattatacACACACCTTTCTAAAATCCACCACTGTTTACCAGGTTTAGCAAACACAAGTGTATCTAGTACTGTCATGTGTCAGCTGCATTGCCCAGGGTACCTCCCCATTTGCAAATAGCCATGCTAGTGTGTCAAACATTTCAACGGGGggggaccaggggtgggttgctaggGGCtcgggagaacctttagctaagattctgtgcagttcggagaacccccaaatcccactcctggctggccccgcccaccctgcacctcccaggagtccccacgcggcccattttagatgcaggtaagtgtagggtgcGCGCAGAGCTtcgaggagggtgaaaaacgggcttactgaaagttcaggaaggccagaaacgggcccgcttccggcctccggagcctggggaggctgtttttgccctcccagaggctcaaggaa includes the following:
- the LOC131185315 gene encoding transmembrane protein 238-like produces the protein MEAAPRRKRSRCRCALGLALLFDALGLAGLLLGGLLETEVSDLLIYLGGVAVFFSLPWWVFWHVGNLEVPAEELRDDVGLALRSGGDAWSMESWRARRLARLARVFSTHFSLPSASASASVPSQVGRPRAHFAAPTGGIGRPSETEKLQEPSQESQEGVSPLESSSQPSSLFSSAAAAAAGTTAPQELPETPETQDRGTQTSFFKIIGRHKKT